The window TCAAAATGACTTCAAAACGCTTACAGAAGAACTAAAGGAAATAAAACTGGCCGTCCGCAGCATGATAGAAGAGGGCGACAAGCTGGAGGCGATGGCGAGGCTGTCGAGAAGGCGGCTTTCAGAAGTCAGCAAGCATTTTAACCTATATTCTGAGGAAGAAGTCCGGGAGGTGTACGAGAAAGCCCACCGGATCCAAACCGATCTCACGATGAACAGGCAGATGGAAAAACAGCTGCGTGCGCGCCGTGATGATCTAGAACGCAGACTGTCAGGGCTGGCGGAAACGATTCAGCGGGCCGATCATCTTGTTTCGCAAATTACTGTGGTGTTGAACTATTTATCAAGTGATTTAAAGCAAATTGGTGAAGTATTAGAGGATGCCAAGCAAAAGCAGGATTTTGGACTGCAAATTATTGAAGCACAAGAGGAAGAACGCAAACGATTATCCAGGGAAATTCATGATGGACCTGCCCAAATGATGGCAAATGTAATGATGCGTTCGGATCTGATTGAAAAAATATACCGTGAACGGGGAATGGAAGAAGCCATCCTAGAGATGAGAAATCTTAAAGGGATGGTTCGAGATGCTCTTTATGAGGTGCGTCATATTATTTATGACTTGCGCCCAATGGCACTTGATGACTTAGGATTAGTTCCAACCTTAAACAAATATTTAAAAACAATTGAAGAATATTTCAATAGTGCACACATTACTTTTCAATGTTTGGGAGAAGCAAGAAGACTGCCGGCCAATTACGAGGTCGCACTTTTCC of the Bacillus tuaregi genome contains:
- a CDS encoding sensor histidine kinase gives rise to the protein MNIKKFDTKALDEILEKMMDTVGNSKNEIFEIGQSCQNDFKTLTEELKEIKLAVRSMIEEGDKLEAMARLSRRRLSEVSKHFNLYSEEEVREVYEKAHRIQTDLTMNRQMEKQLRARRDDLERRLSGLAETIQRADHLVSQITVVLNYLSSDLKQIGEVLEDAKQKQDFGLQIIEAQEEERKRLSREIHDGPAQMMANVMMRSDLIEKIYRERGMEEAILEMRNLKGMVRDALYEVRHIIYDLRPMALDDLGLVPTLNKYLKTIEEYFNSAHITFQCLGEARRLPANYEVALFRLVQEAVQNAMKHAEASEVMVKLEFQRDYLTVIVRDNGKGFDMEKKKPNSFGLIGMKERVELLEGELSFDSKVGKGTMVIIQIPITVETVLKEYTL